The Sporomusa termitida genome has a window encoding:
- a CDS encoding ATP-dependent DNA helicase, with protein MSENKVIKTSVRNLVEFVLRAGDLVAAFTGSSRLADGAKIHRKLQQAQTSEYQPEVSLAITVTWADLVLQISGRADGVITTIAETGLAEITIDEIKSVTQELETIEAGYNQLHWAQAKCYAYIYAVQHELERIGVQLTYCQAATLETKLFKQIYPVQELAAFFEALISDYAMWAQRLGDWAASRDASAGLVRFPFSGFRPGQRQLSVAVYKTICGGVKLFAQAPTGTGKTMAVIFPAIKALGLGHVEKIFFLTAKTVTRQLAEAAFDRLRQAGLQCKTLTLTAKDKICFRPDSACTPEECPYAAGYYDRIKPALHHCWPEAAFTREVIEQYAREYRVCPFELSLELAFWADAVICDYNYVFDPRVYLKRFFSENSGQYCFLVDEAHNLVDRAREMFSAAITKQSFLGIKKTVNNKLPALAKAAGKINTFLLKLGKLCIDKTAAGETDYFVREQACSEVLPLLRKFMDLAEKWLAKNEQAEFREELLDSYFMANAFLRTAETYDERYVTYAEKIDKDVKLKLFCVNPAELLRQAGLRGRATVFFSATLTPVDYFFEILGGGEGDGRIAVPSPFAAGNLRLLVADHISTTYKTRAQTYDVIVDSITAAITAKTGNYLVFLPSYRYMEEVGRRFCLQNPRISVSKQTGEMTEAERAGFLAQFSADSTETLVGFAVLGGVFGEGIDLTGERLVGAVIVGVGLPKVCLEREIIRQWFNQNNRQGFEYAYVYPGMNKVLQAAGRVIRTEQDRGLVLLIDERFSQARYKRLFPREWQGAVRTNSVSRIGAALKQFWLLQ; from the coding sequence ATGTCTGAGAATAAAGTAATTAAGACCTCGGTCCGCAATTTAGTTGAGTTTGTACTTAGAGCAGGTGACCTGGTGGCAGCCTTTACCGGCAGCTCACGCCTGGCTGACGGGGCTAAAATCCACCGTAAGCTCCAGCAGGCCCAGACTTCCGAGTATCAGCCGGAGGTCAGCCTGGCAATAACAGTCACGTGGGCTGATCTTGTCCTGCAGATTAGCGGGCGGGCAGACGGCGTAATTACGACAATAGCGGAAACAGGCCTGGCGGAGATTACCATTGATGAGATTAAGTCTGTTACCCAGGAGCTGGAAACGATTGAGGCCGGGTATAACCAACTGCACTGGGCCCAGGCGAAGTGTTACGCCTACATCTATGCCGTCCAGCATGAACTGGAGCGGATTGGCGTCCAGCTCACCTACTGCCAGGCCGCTACCCTGGAAACCAAGCTGTTCAAGCAAATCTATCCGGTGCAGGAACTGGCTGCTTTTTTTGAGGCGCTGATCAGTGACTATGCTATGTGGGCCCAGCGGCTTGGCGACTGGGCGGCAAGCCGTGATGCCTCCGCCGGCCTGGTGCGGTTCCCGTTTTCTGGATTTCGCCCGGGCCAGCGGCAGTTATCTGTTGCCGTATATAAGACGATCTGCGGGGGGGTTAAGTTATTTGCCCAGGCGCCTACCGGCACAGGGAAGACAATGGCCGTTATATTTCCCGCCATTAAGGCCCTGGGACTGGGGCATGTGGAAAAAATATTTTTCCTCACCGCGAAAACGGTAACCCGGCAGTTAGCCGAGGCTGCCTTTGACCGTCTGCGACAGGCCGGTTTGCAGTGTAAAACCCTGACCCTGACTGCCAAGGATAAAATATGTTTTAGGCCTGATTCGGCTTGTACACCGGAGGAATGTCCCTATGCCGCGGGTTATTATGACCGGATTAAGCCGGCCTTGCATCATTGTTGGCCAGAGGCGGCTTTTACCCGGGAAGTTATTGAACAGTACGCCCGGGAATACCGGGTTTGTCCCTTTGAATTATCGCTGGAGCTGGCGTTTTGGGCAGATGCCGTTATCTGTGACTATAATTATGTGTTCGATCCCAGGGTCTATCTGAAACGGTTCTTTTCTGAAAACAGCGGGCAATATTGCTTTCTGGTTGATGAGGCCCATAATCTTGTTGACCGGGCCCGGGAGATGTTTTCCGCGGCGATAACCAAGCAAAGCTTTCTGGGAATAAAAAAAACCGTTAACAATAAGCTTCCTGCCCTGGCTAAGGCCGCCGGCAAGATCAATACATTTTTGCTGAAGCTGGGGAAGCTATGCATAGACAAGACAGCAGCCGGGGAAACAGACTATTTTGTGCGCGAACAGGCCTGCAGCGAGGTCTTGCCCTTATTGCGAAAATTTATGGATTTAGCCGAAAAGTGGCTGGCCAAAAATGAGCAGGCCGAGTTCCGGGAGGAGCTTTTGGATAGCTATTTTATGGCGAATGCTTTCTTGCGTACGGCCGAGACCTATGATGAACGGTATGTGACCTATGCCGAAAAAATCGATAAAGATGTAAAACTTAAACTGTTTTGCGTTAATCCGGCGGAGCTGCTGCGGCAGGCGGGGCTGCGGGGGCGGGCGACCGTCTTCTTTTCCGCTACCCTTACCCCGGTCGATTACTTTTTTGAGATCTTAGGGGGCGGGGAGGGTGATGGCAGAATTGCGGTGCCGTCGCCGTTTGCCGCCGGCAATCTAAGGCTTCTGGTCGCCGATCATATCAGTACAACCTACAAAACCAGAGCCCAGACCTATGACGTAATTGTCGACAGCATTACCGCCGCAATTACGGCTAAAACCGGAAATTATCTGGTATTCCTGCCATCTTACCGGTATATGGAGGAAGTAGGCCGGCGGTTTTGCCTGCAAAACCCACGTATCAGCGTTAGCAAACAGACCGGTGAGATGACGGAAGCCGAGCGCGCCGGCTTTCTGGCGCAGTTCTCTGCTGACAGTACCGAAACCCTGGTGGGGTTTGCCGTTCTTGGCGGCGTATTTGGTGAGGGCATTGATCTGACCGGTGAGCGGCTGGTTGGCGCTGTCATTGTTGGTGTGGGGCTGCCGAAGGTCTGCCTGGAGCGGGAGATTATCAGACAGTGGTTTAATCAGAATAACCGCCAGGGGTTTGAGTACGCCTATGTCTATCCGGGGATGAACAAGGTTTTGCAGGCCGCAGGGCGGGTAATCCGTACCGAGCAGGACCGGGGACTGGTTCTGCTTATTGATGAACGGTTTTCGCAAGCCCGGTATAAGCGGCTCTTTCCCCGGGAATGGCAAGGCGCCGTACGCACAAATAGTGTTAGCCGGATTGGCGCGGCCCTAAAACAATTTTGGTTACTGCAGTAG
- the cas1b gene encoding type I-B CRISPR-associated endonuclease Cas1b — protein sequence MAKSAPTTRYIRTPGTLGREDNSLTFRNEKGITHIPINSLKELYLLNEISLNSKLFTFLSMANITVHFFDYYGQFRGTFYPKEARVSGKVMLLQAKACLENRLPIAVAFVGAIAANIHEVLYHYFKHGNKEIKPYLDWLKKEVPDLLPKIKKVPTLLSLEGEIWRRFYETFQLILPEDFVMNHRVKRPPDNPINALVSFGNTILYTKTISQIYHTHLDQTISFLHEPSDRRFSLSLDLSEAFKPLIVFRTIFEVVNNRRIQVSKHFDKKYNYCLLNEPGRDVFITAMEERLQQVFDHGTMKRKISYLTAIKYDAYKLKKHVVEGTPFTPFLEKDRR from the coding sequence TTGGCAAAGTCAGCTCCGACTACGCGCTATATTCGCACGCCGGGCACCTTAGGGCGTGAAGACAATTCACTAACATTTCGCAATGAAAAAGGTATTACGCACATTCCGATAAATAGTCTGAAAGAACTTTATTTACTAAATGAAATATCCTTGAATAGCAAGCTGTTCACCTTTTTATCAATGGCAAATATTACAGTTCACTTTTTCGATTATTATGGACAATTTCGCGGCACTTTCTATCCCAAAGAGGCTCGGGTGAGTGGTAAGGTGATGCTCTTGCAGGCGAAGGCCTGCTTGGAAAATCGCCTGCCGATTGCAGTTGCTTTTGTTGGCGCGATTGCGGCGAATATTCATGAGGTACTGTACCATTACTTTAAGCATGGCAATAAAGAAATCAAACCCTATTTGGATTGGCTCAAAAAAGAAGTACCTGATTTATTGCCTAAAATTAAAAAGGTTCCTACTCTGTTAAGTCTGGAGGGAGAGATTTGGCGGCGCTTTTATGAAACGTTTCAATTGATTTTGCCGGAGGATTTTGTGATGAATCACAGAGTGAAACGGCCTCCTGACAATCCTATCAATGCACTGGTCAGTTTCGGTAACACAATCCTGTATACAAAAACGATATCGCAAATCTATCATACGCATCTGGACCAGACGATCAGCTTCTTGCACGAGCCCAGTGATCGCCGCTTTTCGTTAAGCCTGGACTTGTCTGAAGCATTCAAACCATTGATTGTTTTTCGTACTATTTTTGAAGTTGTTAACAATCGAAGAATTCAGGTCAGTAAGCACTTTGATAAGAAATATAATTACTGCCTATTAAATGAACCGGGACGTGATGTATTCATTACCGCCATGGAAGAACGCTTACAACAGGTCTTTGATCATGGCACGATGAAGCGAAAGATAAGCTATCTGACTGCGATCAAATATGATGCTTACAAGCTGAAAAAGCACGTTGTTGAGGGAACGCCATTTACCCCTTTTTTGGAAAAAGACCGGAGGTAA
- the cas3 gene encoding CRISPR-associated helicase Cas3', translating to MGIGDYLIDGAEILLAHTAKKGTGKQAESLVEHSDLVLHYVDELSEHNGLSSAIQRTVANLTVQDEPLPLAAQYWIVKCFRQAIYLHDLGKINPVFQKKKMGNQQIEKLSLPGDSNHALLSALLYLDIYLAELDEIEFPGDNALIGSFMKHVLYVFAYVISRHHTYLANAEDADGEETSFEKQLQLLQKKIQRYPGYVHYYRYKERVCSRDSAGRRDITGELLKNRYQRFTDTHSPFPFYVLTKLLYSTMAACDFYATYAYDAEKSLEFQYFSKKQELRPVLETFYNTAIYRGVQALRNNPQTTTLSSINRLRSALFLDTETELLRNLDKQLYYLEAPTGSGKTYMSINLGLKLLNSELGLNKLIYVFPFNALIEQTKLILDKIFPDELRNQYPMPVINSITPIISKKEETAETGNGETEPDFDYKSVLLQRQMLQYPVMLTSHVNFFNYLFGLGRESNLAFTHLCNSVVILDEIQSYKNAIWKEIIHFLQSFAKLLNMKVIIMSATLPNWDSLVEGESDTCSLVAKRELYFQHPLFCKRVQLHFELLQKKVITEEELLAEVLQRLKERRDQGKSTRLLIEFITKAAARSFYRCLQSAKLDSPLFELTGDDSNLLRKEVLKQLGKDEKGIFHLPDVIVVATQVIEAGVDIDMDIGFKDSSMLDSEEQFLGRINRSCLRPDCHAYFFNMVKTTLIYRDDQRTAYDLQTESCQKMLQDKDFSGFYRLVTARINAERQKANLKNWSYFTASVQQLQFKEVEAAMRLITEKQYTLFIAHEAAYKNTDGKEERLDGAQVWEEFKILLADRETEYAERIVKLSQIKEKMAYFTFNYGIQHSCKQTPPQIYTEVAGTLYYIPNGERFMELDENTGAKKFNRQAYIDAGVSPLL from the coding sequence ATGGGAATTGGAGACTATCTGATTGACGGCGCTGAGATATTATTGGCGCATACGGCGAAGAAGGGAACGGGAAAACAAGCGGAATCACTGGTGGAGCATTCCGATTTAGTGCTCCACTATGTGGATGAGCTTTCTGAGCACAACGGATTATCATCGGCCATTCAGAGAACTGTAGCAAACCTGACCGTGCAGGACGAACCGCTGCCTCTTGCGGCCCAGTATTGGATTGTCAAATGTTTTCGGCAAGCCATATATTTACATGATTTGGGTAAAATCAATCCCGTCTTTCAAAAGAAAAAAATGGGCAATCAGCAAATAGAAAAGCTATCTCTGCCAGGTGATTCTAATCACGCACTCCTATCGGCGTTGCTGTACCTGGATATTTATCTTGCCGAGCTTGATGAAATTGAGTTTCCCGGAGACAATGCGCTGATAGGCAGTTTTATGAAGCACGTGCTATACGTATTTGCCTATGTTATTTCGCGACACCATACATATCTGGCGAATGCAGAAGATGCGGATGGTGAGGAAACCAGTTTTGAAAAACAACTGCAGTTGTTGCAGAAAAAAATTCAGCGCTATCCTGGCTATGTGCATTACTACCGGTATAAAGAGAGAGTCTGTTCCCGCGATTCGGCCGGGCGCAGAGATATCACTGGAGAGCTATTAAAGAACAGATATCAACGGTTCACTGATACACATTCGCCTTTCCCTTTTTATGTGTTAACGAAATTGTTATATTCCACAATGGCCGCCTGTGATTTTTATGCAACCTATGCCTATGATGCAGAAAAAAGTCTGGAGTTTCAGTATTTTAGCAAGAAGCAGGAACTTCGGCCTGTACTTGAGACCTTTTATAATACCGCAATCTATCGCGGTGTACAAGCATTGCGCAATAATCCGCAAACTACAACGCTTAGTTCTATTAATCGATTGCGGTCAGCTTTGTTTTTAGATACAGAAACAGAGCTGCTGCGCAATCTGGATAAGCAGTTATATTATCTGGAGGCACCTACAGGCTCGGGCAAGACGTATATGTCGATTAATTTAGGATTAAAATTGCTGAACAGCGAATTAGGGCTTAATAAGTTAATTTATGTGTTTCCCTTTAATGCATTGATTGAGCAGACTAAGCTGATCTTAGATAAGATTTTTCCTGATGAGCTGCGCAACCAATATCCCATGCCTGTAATCAATTCAATAACCCCGATTATAAGCAAAAAGGAAGAGACTGCTGAAACTGGCAATGGAGAAACGGAGCCGGACTTTGACTATAAGTCGGTATTGCTGCAGCGGCAAATGCTGCAATATCCGGTGATGCTGACTTCTCATGTCAACTTTTTTAATTATTTGTTCGGGCTGGGAAGAGAGTCAAATTTGGCGTTTACGCATTTGTGCAACAGTGTTGTTATTTTAGATGAGATCCAAAGCTATAAAAATGCAATCTGGAAGGAAATCATTCATTTTTTGCAATCCTTTGCTAAACTGTTAAATATGAAAGTCATCATCATGTCAGCCACTTTGCCCAATTGGGATTCGCTGGTAGAAGGAGAAAGCGACACCTGCTCTTTGGTTGCTAAGCGGGAGTTGTACTTTCAACACCCGTTATTTTGCAAGCGGGTGCAGCTGCATTTTGAACTTCTCCAGAAAAAAGTAATAACGGAAGAGGAATTGCTGGCAGAAGTACTGCAAAGACTCAAAGAACGGCGCGATCAGGGAAAATCTACCCGTTTACTAATTGAATTTATTACGAAGGCTGCTGCAAGAAGTTTTTATCGCTGCCTGCAGTCAGCGAAGCTGGACAGCCCTTTATTTGAGCTGACAGGTGATGACAGCAATTTATTGCGAAAAGAGGTTTTAAAACAGCTTGGCAAGGATGAAAAAGGCATTTTTCATTTGCCAGATGTCATAGTTGTGGCCACGCAGGTGATTGAAGCGGGTGTTGATATCGATATGGATATTGGCTTCAAGGATAGTTCCATGCTTGACAGTGAAGAGCAGTTTTTGGGGCGGATCAACCGTTCCTGCCTGCGTCCGGATTGCCACGCTTACTTTTTTAATATGGTAAAAACAACACTGATCTATCGCGACGACCAGCGTACGGCCTATGATCTGCAAACCGAGAGCTGTCAGAAAATGTTGCAGGACAAGGACTTTAGCGGCTTTTATCGCTTGGTAACGGCAAGAATTAATGCGGAGCGACAAAAAGCTAATTTGAAAAACTGGTCTTATTTTACCGCCAGCGTGCAACAATTACAGTTTAAAGAAGTAGAAGCGGCAATGCGGCTAATTACCGAAAAGCAATATACCTTATTTATCGCTCATGAGGCGGCTTATAAAAATACGGATGGCAAAGAAGAGCGACTGGATGGGGCGCAAGTTTGGGAAGAATTTAAGATTCTTTTGGCAGATCGGGAAACGGAATATGCTGAGCGAATCGTGAAACTTTCCCAAATTAAAGAGAAAATGGCCTATTTTACTTTTAATTATGGGATTCAGCATAGTTGCAAACAAACACCGCCTCAAATTTATACTGAAGTAGCTGGCACGCTATATTACATACCCAATGGTGAACGTTTTATGGAATTGGATGAAAATACAGGGGCGAAGAAGTTTAACCGTCAAGCTTATATAGATGCGGGGGTGTCGCCGCTCTTATGA
- the cas2 gene encoding CRISPR-associated endonuclease Cas2, whose translation MEKNYNYVILVYDIGEKRVGKVFKICKKYLVPFQKSVFRGEITPANLIKLRSELQKVIDKKVDFVALFKMTGDYVFDEEVIGVRLHNQEAMLL comes from the coding sequence ATGGAAAAAAATTATAATTATGTTATTCTTGTCTATGATATTGGTGAGAAGCGGGTAGGAAAAGTGTTCAAGATATGTAAAAAGTATTTAGTTCCTTTCCAAAAATCGGTTTTTCGCGGCGAAATTACTCCTGCAAACTTAATTAAACTTCGCAGTGAACTTCAAAAAGTCATTGATAAAAAAGTAGATTTTGTAGCTCTTTTTAAAATGACCGGCGATTACGTATTTGATGAAGAAGTTATTGGCGTTCGGCTCCATAATCAAGAAGCAATGCTACTGTAA
- a CDS encoding methyl-accepting chemotaxis protein — translation MQINNSIRKKLLMMLLPFFILSFGILSTVSYYLSKQSLAISTEATAVAVGNDYANRLQANVMKLMTHLEDLASVPVMQNANDRAQMIAMMAETKQRVGVFDNVAFIYLDGLAVRLDGSTAKLGDREYFRKVVDTQKAYASEPLIARATGKAAVNLAVPVFNGGKLTGVLVGNYSLEGLSKLMQGVKFADSGYGFVCDDSGLLIAHPTMPEIVNKLDLSKKQVDPELKLKETELDDKLLHLFQASLDQPAVGEYRFGNIKQTGVFTPVNLPGGQRWITVVAAPAAELTKAASGLARTVLLVSLVFTIVAVIFVVVLSKRFAGPIQLIRDECLLLAGGDFRELQASVQSADEIGQLAQGFRTMRNNLRNLVTKVQLQAEQVAASSEELTASAQQSAEAANQMAVSITEMAQGAEQQAGLSSQISVVSSQISVRAEEISATMQEAAEIAGNTAQEAEQGRQAVEQAVGQMNKIGQGSEAVQAAITELAQGSQAIREIVSLISNIAGQTNLLALNAAIEAARAGEYGRGFAVVAEEVRKLAEESNQAAHQIGELIQKNQVNMDQAVAATQAGASGIKEGIAVVDTAGETFQKIVGAIMQLSAQIKEISEAINQMAEGSRTLVTSIQEIDQVNKKNNGEVQTVSAATEEQSASMEEIASSSNNLAKLAADLQEAVEKFKL, via the coding sequence TTGCAAATTAACAACAGTATACGAAAAAAACTCCTGATGATGTTGCTGCCATTCTTTATTCTGTCATTTGGCATACTGTCAACAGTTAGTTACTATTTATCGAAGCAATCTTTGGCAATTAGCACCGAGGCAACCGCTGTTGCCGTCGGTAATGATTATGCTAACCGTCTACAGGCCAATGTTATGAAGCTTATGACACATTTGGAAGATCTGGCTAGTGTTCCGGTAATGCAAAATGCAAACGATAGAGCGCAAATGATTGCCATGATGGCTGAAACCAAGCAGCGGGTCGGGGTATTTGACAATGTCGCGTTTATCTATTTGGATGGATTGGCTGTCAGACTCGACGGTAGTACTGCCAAGCTTGGCGATCGTGAATATTTTAGAAAAGTAGTCGATACGCAAAAGGCTTATGCATCTGAACCGTTAATTGCACGGGCAACAGGGAAAGCAGCTGTTAATTTGGCTGTTCCCGTATTCAATGGGGGCAAATTGACGGGAGTGTTAGTTGGAAATTATTCGTTAGAAGGATTATCGAAGTTGATGCAAGGGGTGAAATTTGCCGACAGCGGATATGGGTTTGTTTGCGATGACAGCGGCTTGCTCATTGCTCACCCGACAATGCCGGAAATTGTCAATAAACTCGATCTTAGCAAAAAACAAGTTGATCCCGAACTCAAGTTAAAAGAAACGGAACTGGATGATAAGCTGCTGCATCTGTTTCAGGCCAGTTTGGACCAGCCGGCGGTGGGAGAATATCGCTTTGGCAACATTAAGCAGACAGGTGTTTTCACGCCGGTAAATTTGCCGGGCGGTCAGCGTTGGATTACTGTTGTTGCGGCTCCGGCGGCTGAACTGACTAAAGCGGCATCCGGCCTGGCAAGAACGGTTCTCTTGGTATCATTGGTATTTACCATTGTTGCCGTAATCTTTGTTGTTGTTCTCAGCAAACGGTTTGCCGGACCGATTCAACTTATCAGGGATGAGTGCCTGCTGTTAGCCGGGGGCGATTTCCGGGAACTGCAGGCATCAGTTCAATCGGCGGATGAGATTGGGCAATTGGCGCAGGGATTTCGCACGATGAGGAACAATTTGCGGAATTTGGTTACCAAAGTACAGTTGCAGGCCGAACAAGTAGCGGCTTCCAGTGAGGAACTGACAGCCAGCGCCCAGCAGTCGGCTGAGGCTGCCAACCAGATGGCCGTCTCGATTACCGAGATGGCCCAGGGGGCAGAGCAACAGGCCGGTTTGTCCAGTCAGATCAGTGTTGTTTCCAGTCAAATATCAGTGCGGGCTGAAGAAATTTCCGCCACTATGCAGGAAGCAGCTGAAATTGCCGGCAACACCGCCCAGGAGGCGGAGCAGGGACGCCAGGCGGTGGAACAGGCTGTGGGACAAATGAACAAGATTGGTCAGGGATCTGAAGCCGTTCAGGCGGCCATAACCGAACTGGCGCAAGGGTCGCAAGCCATCAGGGAGATTGTCAGTCTTATCTCCAATATTGCCGGCCAAACCAACCTGCTGGCGTTAAACGCCGCCATTGAAGCCGCCAGAGCGGGCGAGTATGGACGGGGTTTTGCCGTGGTGGCGGAAGAAGTCCGGAAACTGGCGGAAGAATCGAACCAGGCGGCGCACCAGATCGGGGAGCTGATTCAAAAGAATCAGGTCAACATGGATCAGGCCGTAGCTGCAACCCAGGCCGGAGCGTCAGGGATCAAAGAAGGGATTGCTGTTGTAGACACAGCCGGAGAAACCTTCCAAAAAATTGTCGGGGCGATCATGCAGCTTTCCGCGCAAATCAAGGAAATATCGGAAGCCATAAACCAAATGGCCGAGGGCAGCCGGACCTTGGTAACCTCTATCCAGGAAATCGACCAGGTGAACAAAAAAAATAACGGCGAGGTCCAGACGGTATCGGCAGCGACTGAGGAACAGTCGGCATCCATGGAGGAAATCGCTTCCTCCAGCAATAATCTGGCGAAATTGGCGGCTGATTTGCAGGAAGCTGTAGAGAAATTTAAGTTATGA
- a CDS encoding DEAD/DEAH box helicase — MKIIDGFSKEIKKALVTLGYETLTEVQTQVIPLVFAEQDIIVQSQTGSGKTAAFAIPVCEKIAIEQRSPQALVLTPTRELAVQVKQDIANIGRFKKIRCAAIYGRQPMAIQRRELSQRVHVIVGTPGRTFDHTVSGSINLAAIKYLIIDEADKMLDMGFIEQVEAIIAKLPGNRVTLVFSATMPEQIQAICSRYMLAPVRLAVESASPAAATIQQGYYEVEESGKLRLVKKIAVTERPDSCILFCNTREKAELVAAELKHAGYLCGTLHGGMEQRERLAAIQGFKRGEFRFLIATDVAARGIHVAEIALVINYDFPLDHEGYVHRIGRTGRAGNAGAALTFVTLAERRALAAIEEFVQYKIPRLEQPTGAAVERGNMISEHDKAKPAYKPDISDKLNSEITRIRINAGKKTKMRPGDILGAVTAIAGVSAGDIGIIDVQETCSYVEILDGKGPLVMAALQATKIKGRLYTTKQVGFRTI; from the coding sequence TTGAAGATCATAGACGGATTTAGTAAAGAAATAAAAAAGGCATTGGTAACCTTAGGCTATGAAACACTGACTGAGGTTCAGACACAAGTGATACCCCTGGTTTTTGCAGAGCAGGATATTATTGTGCAATCACAGACCGGCAGTGGCAAGACGGCTGCTTTTGCCATCCCGGTTTGTGAAAAGATCGCAATAGAGCAAAGGAGTCCGCAGGCCTTAGTGCTTACACCAACCCGGGAATTGGCTGTACAGGTAAAACAGGATATTGCTAATATCGGACGGTTTAAGAAAATAAGGTGTGCTGCTATTTACGGCCGGCAACCGATGGCGATACAAAGAAGAGAGTTAAGCCAGCGGGTTCATGTTATTGTCGGTACGCCGGGCAGAACGTTTGATCATACGGTAAGCGGTAGTATCAACCTGGCTGCAATCAAATATCTGATTATTGATGAAGCCGACAAAATGCTGGATATGGGCTTTATTGAACAGGTTGAAGCAATTATCGCCAAGCTGCCCGGGAACAGGGTTACTTTGGTGTTTTCCGCAACAATGCCTGAGCAAATCCAGGCGATATGCAGTAGATACATGCTGGCGCCGGTGAGGCTGGCGGTTGAGTCGGCAAGCCCGGCTGCAGCAACAATTCAGCAGGGCTACTATGAGGTTGAAGAAAGCGGCAAACTCAGGCTTGTCAAAAAGATAGCGGTTACTGAACGGCCGGATAGCTGCATTTTGTTTTGCAACACCAGGGAAAAAGCGGAACTGGTGGCGGCGGAACTAAAACATGCCGGCTATCTCTGTGGAACCCTCCATGGCGGAATGGAGCAAAGGGAGCGGTTAGCGGCCATTCAAGGCTTTAAAAGAGGCGAGTTTCGCTTTCTGATTGCTACCGATGTGGCCGCACGGGGAATTCATGTGGCGGAGATCGCGCTGGTGATCAATTATGATTTTCCTCTGGATCATGAGGGCTATGTTCACCGTATTGGCCGGACAGGGCGGGCGGGAAATGCAGGCGCGGCGCTAACCTTTGTCACCCTGGCTGAACGAAGGGCCTTAGCGGCAATCGAGGAATTTGTGCAATATAAAATACCCAGGCTGGAACAGCCCACAGGGGCAGCGGTTGAGCGTGGCAATATGATTTCTGAGCATGATAAGGCTAAGCCGGCGTACAAACCGGATATCAGTGACAAACTAAATAGTGAGATTACCAGAATTCGTATCAATGCCGGTAAAAAAACTAAAATGAGACCGGGAGATATCCTGGGAGCCGTCACTGCCATTGCCGGGGTTAGCGCCGGGGATATTGGGATAATTGATGTTCAGGAGACCTGCTCGTATGTAGAGATCCTGGACGGCAAAGGCCCGCTGGTGATGGCTGCCCTCCAGGCTACAAAGATTAAAGGCAGGCTATATACAACAAAACAAGTAGGCTTCCGGACTATTTAA
- the cas4 gene encoding CRISPR-associated protein Cas4: MRITGTIVNYYIHCKRQCWLFAHKMNFEDDSEDVRTGRILHEIRSEGRNNTEIQIEGIKVDKMTEEYVVELKKSDADVEATKWQTLYYLYILKQKGLDRKGRLEFIERNKQNHRTVELELDKRTEPELIRLLDDIEVYLQQDKPVPAIYAKKCERCAYYAYCYI, translated from the coding sequence ATGAGAATAACAGGCACCATTGTTAATTATTATATCCATTGCAAACGCCAGTGCTGGCTGTTTGCCCATAAGATGAATTTTGAAGATGATAGTGAAGATGTGCGTACCGGTCGTATATTACATGAAATTCGCAGCGAGGGACGCAATAATACGGAGATTCAAATTGAAGGTATTAAAGTTGATAAAATGACTGAAGAGTATGTTGTGGAGCTGAAGAAATCGGATGCTGATGTGGAGGCTACAAAATGGCAGACACTGTATTATCTGTACATACTCAAGCAGAAGGGCTTGGACCGTAAAGGGAGATTGGAGTTTATTGAGCGCAACAAGCAAAATCACAGAACTGTTGAACTGGAGTTAGACAAGCGTACAGAACCAGAATTAATTAGGCTGCTGGACGACATCGAAGTGTACTTACAACAAGATAAGCCGGTGCCGGCGATTTACGCTAAGAAATGTGAGCGCTGCGCGTACTATGCTTATTGCTATATTTAA